Proteins found in one Candidatus Hadarchaeales archaeon genomic segment:
- a CDS encoding TraB/GumN family protein, which translates to MKKVRDGFIILGVGHVLPESVREVRELIAKEKPEVVCLELCPARYHALTYGTWKTQNSSILIRLIYIFQERLAKLTGSPIGEEMLTAIEEARKVGALIMLIDQDMEITIRQLMGIPLREKFLMGLQILFSLFMPFEKKISDLTEEETVEKLLSDFRKFFPFTYKILVEQRNVIMANRLLPLLNSDKKVVCVVGAAHVKGILQILQNHAEKSWFSLRLDF; encoded by the coding sequence TTGAAAAAAGTCAGAGATGGCTTCATAATCTTGGGTGTGGGACATGTTTTACCAGAAAGCGTGAGAGAAGTTAGGGAATTGATAGCGAAAGAAAAACCAGAGGTTGTCTGTTTGGAACTCTGTCCAGCGCGCTATCATGCTCTAACCTACGGAACTTGGAAGACTCAGAATTCGTCTATTCTTATCCGTTTAATTTACATCTTTCAAGAAAGGTTAGCAAAATTGACGGGCTCACCAATTGGAGAAGAAATGCTGACAGCGATTGAGGAAGCTAGAAAAGTGGGAGCTCTGATCATGCTGATCGATCAGGATATGGAGATAACAATTCGACAGCTGATGGGGATTCCGCTTAGGGAAAAGTTTCTGATGGGTCTTCAAATACTTTTTTCTCTTTTCATGCCTTTCGAGAAGAAAATCAGCGATCTCACGGAGGAGGAAACGGTGGAAAAGCTTTTGTCGGATTTTAGAAAGTTCTTTCCGTTCACGTACAAAATATTAGTTGAACAGCGGAATGTCATAATGGCAAATAGACTGCTTCCTCTTCTAAACTCCGATAAGAAAGTCGTGTGTGTTGTTGGAGCCGCGCATGTTAAAGGTATCCTGCAGATTCTGCAGAATCATGCCGAAAAATCTTGGTTTTCTCTCCGTTTGGATTTCTAA
- a CDS encoding 2,5-diamino-6-(ribosylamino)-4(3H)-pyrimidinone 5'-phosphate reductase — protein sequence MKKPYVIMNAAVTVDGKVVTVGGDSRISCEEDLDRLHKLRSEVDAVMVGAGTILSDDPSLTVRRVKGKNPIRVVVDGKARIPLSAKVLRGDPKTIVAVSSEANRRKVESIRKTGVDVWIFDGAKVDLRKLLEKLSELGVKKILLEGGPTLNWEMLKHGLVDEIRISIAPVIVGGERAKTLVEGEGIPLVKKGIKLKLTGIEKVGKDLLLIYKVGERQC from the coding sequence GTTATAATGAACGCAGCCGTTACAGTCGACGGAAAAGTTGTCACCGTCGGTGGAGACAGTAGAATATCTTGCGAGGAGGACTTGGACAGACTTCACAAGCTCAGATCGGAGGTTGATGCCGTAATGGTTGGAGCGGGAACGATTCTCTCCGACGATCCCTCTCTGACGGTTAGAAGAGTGAAAGGCAAAAACCCGATCAGAGTAGTGGTCGATGGTAAGGCGAGAATACCACTTTCTGCAAAAGTTCTCCGGGGAGATCCGAAAACGATAGTTGCAGTCTCCTCGGAGGCGAACAGAAGAAAGGTCGAGAGCATAAGGAAAACCGGAGTGGATGTCTGGATCTTTGATGGAGCGAAAGTAGATCTGAGAAAGCTTTTAGAGAAACTTTCAGAGCTTGGTGTGAAAAAGATACTTCTGGAAGGAGGACCCACTCTTAATTGGGAGATGCTCAAGCATGGCTTGGTGGACGAGATAAGGATATCGATCGCTCCTGTGATCGTTGGAGGAGAAAGAGCCAAAACGCTTGTTGAAGGTGAAGGAATTCCGCTCGTCAAGAAGGGAATAAAGCTCAAACTAACTGGTATAGAAAAAGTTGGAAAAGATCTTCTTCTGATTTACAAAGTTGGTGAACGGCAGTGTTGA